From the genome of Nicotiana tabacum cultivar K326 chromosome 17, ASM71507v2, whole genome shotgun sequence:
agaaagtggcatacaaaaatttaaataaagtaatatgctaataaaagtttctattaTTAAATGGAGAGGAAAAGAccctctccttaagccaagtggcaacctAGAAAAAAGCCACATGGAATAAGtgattaataattagttatttaattaataattagttattggttattgtttttgaatttaaatatctataaaataataaaataaagtattttataataaaaaatgaaaaaaaaaaaaatatgtccattcaaattggagagtagtttcaagttggagtttttaaattattttaaaataaaatattaaacttaCAAAAACAACTACCAATTCAAAATTTCTTTGTTGTTTTaatagattttttttctttttaaaaataaaaaaattatttcttaagaaaatattattgataataataaaataaaatattaaaaaatctaTTAACAATGTgaaaatactaaatattggataagtATAAAAACaacatttcaaaatattttagaaaatattatttagaatattagaataaaattaaaataaaaatatatttcaagagtaataaaatatatatcttctattatattataaaatgAAAGTAATggataaaaatattaaacaaagtaatatgctaataaaaatttctattaacaatgtaaaaatactaaatatcgGATAAGTataataaagaaaacaaataaaaaatatttcagagaatattagaataaaatttaaaataaaaaaatatttcaagagtaataaaatatatatcttctattttattacaaaaataaaagtaatagacaaaaatattaaataaagtaatatgctaataaaaatttccATTAGCAATGCAATTAtattaaatattggataatacaataaagaaaaatacataataaaaaagttattcaatgactatataagtccctttaatttaatagagattttattcattaaaatttatataatattatcgataacaacagaataaaatttaaaataaaaaatatttcaatattaataaaatatatatcttctgttgtattataaaaataaagcgagcagacaaaaatattaaacaaagtaatattcTAATAAGAATTtttattaataatgtaaaaatactaaacattagataatataataaagaaaaatatagaacaaaaaagaTATTCAACTGTGCGATGGCTCGCCTCTCTCTAGGTGCAATTTAGCAAGTGTGCGCCGACCATGGGAAAGAGAACTCGCGTACCTTCACATAAGGCATTAATGGCACATGCAGCATCCTCGCAAGCTCCGCGAGGTCAGAAAATAACATTAGACTCCCAAATTGAAACAGTTGAGGCTCAACCTAATTCGAGatccaatgaaacagtaactcATGAAATTGAAGAATCCCGAGCTCAGAAGCTTTTAGCACAGAAGCAATGGAGCGAAATTGTGAGTACATCAGTCCAGTTTGACGAAGGAAGCAGCCGGAGAAAGTCATGGGCATATGAAGTTGAGGAGGAAGAACAATCGAAAGCAAAAACTACCATATGGGATAGCTTTGATATCTCAAAAAATTCAAATGCAGGATTCAAATTGGCATACGTTCCACCAACGAACCAATGTGAGAATTCAATTACTGCTATTGAATTGGATGATTTTGCCTCAGAAATTAAGTACTGGAAGTCAGCGGTGGTCTGCTATGTGCTAGGAGCACGCCCTCAATTTGCTGTAATTAGAGGTTATATACAGAGACTATGGACTAAACACATACTGAATAAGATTTTAATTCTAAAGAATGGTATAATTCTGGTACGATTTGACAATGAAATGGGGTAGAATGAAGTGATCCAAGGGGGGAATATATCACTTTGACAATAAGCCTTTTATTGTCAAAGAATGGTCTCTAGAGATGGAATTTACCAGAGAAGAACTCCTCTCAGTTCCAATTTGGGTGAAATTCCCTGGACTTGACTTCAAATTCTGGAGTCCTAAGGGGCTAAGTAAAATTGGTAGTCTCGTGGGGAAGCCTCTAATGGCTGATCACAACAATGAGAAGAAAATTGGAATTAATTTTGCAAGACTTCTAGTGAAAGTTGACATGGGAGCAACATTGCTAGAAGTGGTCTTCTTTAGGAATGAAAGAGGGACTGTGATAGAGCAAAAGGTGTTCTATGATTGGAAACCAACATTGTGTGGCTACTGTAAGAAATATGGTCATGCAGAGGATATTTGTAGGTAGAAGAACCCTCCTAAACTTGTCCAAAAGGAGCAAGAGAAGactcaaaacaatgaggaacatgAACAGATGGGAAAACAAAACTCCCATGCTGTTGAAGTACTAGTACAAAATGCACAGCAGCTGAAGGAAAAAGGAACTGAGAAATCGAAGGCACAAACAACAAGTACATCAGAATGGATCACTCCAATGAAAACAGGAAAGGCAGGCCAGAAGCAAAACCAACAAGTAATGAACAAGAACTCATTCCAAGTCTTGAATGCACCTGGTAAAAGTGTAGCAATGCAGGAAGTGGAGACAACTGTGGGAGGTCGACCTACCCCTCCACTTGAGGATAGTTAACTTCATTGTTTGGAATGTGAGGGGGCTGAATGGCTCCAATAAGCAGAAGGAGGTTAAAATCCTCTGTAATAATGAAGAAATAGGCCTGATAGGCTTGCTCGAAAATAAAGTAAGGAAGGAAAAATTTGATCAAGTTGCAACCAGATTGTTTAATGGTTGGAGGCATCTAACTAATTTTTTAGCCTATCATAATAGGAGAATATGGATTGCATGGAGGCCAGATTACTACACTGTAGTTCCAATAAGAATCACTGCTCATGTGATTACTTGTGAAGTCATCTACATTCCATTACAATTAAGGTTTCAGCTATCAGTAATGTATGCATTCAAATCCAGAGAAGATAAGAGATCATTATGGCAAGAACTAGTATATCAAAACAATGACTGCATGTTACCATGGATGGTCTTGGGAGACTTTAACTCAATTCTCACTGTGGAAGATAGGCTGGGGGGTAATCAGGTGTCATGGGCTGAAATAGTGGATTTCAAACAATGTGTAGAGGAACGTGGCTTGATAGAATTTCCTCATAAAGGCAATAAGTATACATGGAATGACCGGCATGGTGACGAGAGAATCTATTCCAAAATAGACTGGGCATTCATAAATAGTGAATGGCTTGACTCAATGCCTAACTGTGAGGCCAAAATCTTGCCAGAAGGGATAAGTGACCACTGTCCTTAGAAGATTAGTTTGGTAGAGGGGAGACAACGAACCAGGAAAGCATTTAAATTTTGTAATATTTGGACCAAGCACCCTCACTTTATGGAGCTGGTCCAACAAGGATGGAATATTCCAATCGAGGGTTGTAAAATGTTTCAGATTGTGAAGAACTTAAAACTACTGAAGAAGAACTTGAGGATTCTCAATACAAACCATTTCAATACTATTGAGGATGAAGCCAAAGAAGATAGGATGGCACTGCAGCAGGTACAACAATTACTACAAGTTAATCCTATGGACTCTGAACTTCAACTCAGAGAAAAGGCACTATATCAAAAGTTAAGAAATTCATCCTACCTAGCTGAGATGTACTTGTAACAAAAAAGTAAGGCAACATGGATTCAACTTGGTGATGACAACACAAGTTACTTTCACTCAGTGATTAAGCACAGGACACTCAAGCAGACAGTGACCTAATTGAAGAACAGGGAGAATGAGAGCACAATCCAAATACTATAGCAAAGTTGTTTGTAGAGTACTATGAAGGCTTATTGGGTCACACAACTAGTTCCAGAATACATGCATTCATGAGTATGCTAAATAGAGGGCCTATACTCAATGTGGAACAACAAGTTGACCTACTGAAACCATTTGCTAGAAAGGATGTAAAAGAAGCAATCTTCCAAATTGATTGCAACAAGAGCCCGGGTCCAGATGGATATAGGAGTGGTTTCTTCAAAGCTTCTTGGCCAGTCATTGGGCAGGATATTAGTGAGGTTGTGCTGGACTTCTTTCAAAATGGCAAATTACTGAGACAGATTAACTCGACCATCATTGCATTGATTCCAAAAGTGGATGCACTTGAATATGCTAATCAATTTAGACCTATTTCTTGTTGTAATGTTATCTACAAGTGTATATCCAAACTGATATATAGCAGACTGAAGCACGTAATTACACATATTGTAGCTGACAACCAATCAACCTTTATTCAGGGGATATCTATGATGCATAATGTGCTCATTTGTCATGACATATTGAGACATTATAATAGGAGGACCACACCTAGATGCCTCATGAAGATAAACCTCAGGAAAGCATATGATATGGTGAACTGGGAATTTCTAGAAGAAGTACTCAAGGGATTTGGATTTCCTATCAAATTCATCCAGCTAGTAATGATGTATGTCACTTCACCAAAGTCCCCAGTTAATGTAAATGGTGAAAATCATGGATACTTTGAAGGAAAAAGAGGTTTGAGGCAGGGGCGGCCCTATATCTCCTCTATTGTTTGTTCTGGTAATGGAGTATCTATCCAGATTGCTCAAATGTGTGAGTTTCTTGTCGGATTTCAGATTCCATCCAATGTGCAAATAATTGAAGTTAACTCATTTGATCTTTGCTGACGATCTGATGATCTTCTGTAAAGCTGATCAAGGTTCAATCTCTAGAGTAATAAAAGTATTAGCTCACTTCAGTAATGCTTCAGGTCTGATAGCAAATATGGAGAAGTCTAGTATATTCCTGGCTGGTATTGATAGCCATGTGAAGGAACAAATACTAGAAATGTCTGGGTTCTCTGAAGGTACATTCCCTATCAGATACTTAGGCTTGCCTTTGTCTCCTAAGAAGTGGAGCAAACAAGACTGCCGACAGTTGGTTGAAAAGATAACATACAGGATAAAGTTCTCATATTCAAGGCAACTTTCATATGCAGGGAGACTGCAAATTGTGAATGCAGTATTGTTCTCCATACATAGCTTTTGGGGGGGGAATTTTCATCTTACCACAGAGTATCGTAAAAGAAGTGGACAAGATATGCAGAGAGTATTTATGGAGATTCACAGAAGGCAAGATGAAGATTTCATTAGTTGCTTGGGATAAGATTTGTCTTCCTAAAAAAGTAGGAGGCTTAAACGTTAAAAGATGCAGAAACTGGAACACTGCTTCAGTGGGCAAATTGTTATGGCAGCTTGTGAAAAATGAAGATTCCCTTTGGGTAAAATGGGTacatgaaatttatatgaaaggGAAAACTAATATATGGTCACATCAAGCACCTCAAGGCAGTAGCTGGTATTGGAGAAAACTAAATGGTATGAAGGAGGTAATGCATGCATGGTATCATCAGGGGAAATACATTCTTACAGAAGGAGGGGAATACTCAATCACTAATAGTTATATTGCACTACTTGAACCAAAGAGTAGATTAAATACAGCTGAACTGATATGGAGTAGAATGGTAATGC
Proteins encoded in this window:
- the LOC142171895 gene encoding uncharacterized protein LOC142171895, with the translated sequence MFQIVKNLKLLKKNLRILNTNHFNTIEDEAKEDRMALQQVQQLLQVNPMDSELQLREKALYQKLRNSSYLAEIGPILNVEQQVDLLKPFARKDVKEAIFQIDCNKSPGPDGYRSGFFKASWPVIGQDISEVVLDFFQNGKLLRQINSTIIALIPKVDALEYANQFRPISCCNVIYKCISKLIYSRLKHVITHIVADNQSTFIQGISMMHNVLICHDILRHYNRRTTPRCLMKINLRKAYDMVNWEFLEEVLKGFGFPIKFIQLVMMYVTSPKSPVNVNGENHGYFEGKRGLRQGRPYISSIVCSGNGVSIQIAQMSDQGSISRVIKVLAHFSNASGLIANMEKSSIFLAGIDSHVKEQILEMSGFSEAFGGGIFILPQSIVKEVDKICREYLWRFTEGKMKISLVAWDKICLPKKVGGLNVKRCRNWNTASVGKLLWQLVKNEDSLWVKWVHEIYMKGKTNIWSHQAPQGSSWYWRKLNGMKEVMHAWYHQGKYILTEGGEYSITNSYIALLEPKSRLNTAELIWSRMVMPMHRFILWLANQQRLFTKDRLLKLQIQVEDMQCCLCDDQIPEISQHIFGECNWTTTFGEVQQNFEKNNGATMDKSEEGNDSGNLGECCVSYLKGQKLKDVRGSKCTNRD